Proteins found in one Miscanthus floridulus cultivar M001 chromosome 4, ASM1932011v1, whole genome shotgun sequence genomic segment:
- the LOC136550891 gene encoding uncharacterized protein, with product MEGLIPLVYRAIVEYRKARHQVAVGSRLLYGDHHQRCASSAFFCVDPAGSSSSWHAASSSLSPATSPAAARASSSLASPLLRSASRRQFAG from the coding sequence ATGGAAGGCCTGATCCCGTTGGTGTACCGAGCCATCGTGGAGTACAGGAAGGCGAGGCATCAGGTCGCCGTTGGAAGCCGCCTGCTGTACGGCGACCACCACCAGCGGTGTGCTTCGTCGGCGTTCTTCTGCGTCGACCCTGCaggaagcagcagcagctggcACGCCGCGTCGTCGTCGCTGTCCCCGGCCACGTCGCCAGCGGCGGCCAGGGCCAGCAGCAGCCTGGCGTCGCCGCTCCTCCGCTCGGCGTCCCGCCGCCAGTTCGCAGGTTAG